In Citrus sinensis cultivar Valencia sweet orange chromosome 2, DVS_A1.0, whole genome shotgun sequence, a single genomic region encodes these proteins:
- the LOC102615371 gene encoding 7-methylxanthosine synthase 1-like: MEVEQILRMNEGEGENSYANNSPTQKEAILKAKPMLEQSLNELYCNGFPDCIRFADMGCSSGPNALLPTWEAIDSLDKICHRLNRKPPVLHSFLNDLPRSDFNTVFKSLPSFYERLKTEKGHEFGSCFVAASPGSFYTRLFPPNFLDLVYSSYALHWLSKMPKGQGNESDVHKAFLNQFESDFSTFLKFRSEELKPQGRMVLTLLYNDNYHATPGEPMLMVLKDMISEGLAEESKVKSFEDFPVYRASVDEVKQIVKREGSFDIQEVETFNVSWLVGFVDGVDNKGSDKYARGKYVTKHVRAVGESFLANLFDDATVDEIHRRFATKVTDEVLDKGRGAYASLLISLVKK; encoded by the exons ATGGAGGTAGAGCAGATTCTGCGCATGAATGAAGGAGAAGGAGAAAATAGCTATGCTAACAACTCACCTACACAG aaAGAAGCAATCTTGAAAGCAAAGCCTATGCTAGAACAAAGCTTGAATGAACTGTATTGCAACGGCTTCCCAGACTGCATAAGATTTGCAGATATGGGATGCTCTTCAGGGCCTAATGCATTGTTGCCAACATGGGAAGCTATTGATTCCCTGGACAAGATTTGTCATCGCTTGAATCGTAAGCCACCCGTTTTGCATTCTTTTCTCAATGATCTTCCTAGAAGTGATTTCAACACCGTTTTCAAATCCCTGCCAAGCTTCTATGAGAGACTGAAGACAGAAAAGGGACATGAATTTGGTTCATGTTTCGTAGCTGCAAGCCCTGGATCTTTCTATACGAGGCTATTTCCTCCCAATTTCCTTGACTTGGTTTACTCTTCTTACGCTCTCCACTGGCTCTCTAAG ATGCCTAAAGGCCAGGGGAATGAATCTGATGTCCATAAAGCATTCctgaatcaatttgagagcGATTTCTCAACATTTCTCAAATTTCGATCTGAGGAGTTGAAACCCCAAGGTCGTATGGTTCTCACCCTTCTATATAATGACAATTATCATGCTACTCCTGGAGAGCCAATGTTGATGGTATTAAAAGACATGATCTCTGAG GGGTTGGCTGAAGAATCAAAAGTGAAATCATTCGAGGATTTTCCGGTCTATAGAGCAAGTGTTGACGAAGTAAAGCAAATTGTTAAAAGAGAAGGATCGTTTGATATCCAAGAGGTTGAAACATTCAACGTAAGTTGGTTGGTAGGCTTTGTCGACGGCGTAGATAACAAAGGCTCAGACAAATACGCAAGAGGCAAGTATGTGACAAAGCATGTAAGAGCAGTGGGAGAATCATTTCTGGCTAATCTTTTCGATGATGCCACCGTGGACGAGATCCATCGTAGATTTGCAACCAAGGTGACTGACGAGGTTTTGGACAAGGGGCGAGGAGCTTATGCAAGTCTACTCATTTCCTTGGTAAAGAAATGA
- the LOC102615094 gene encoding 7-methylxanthosine synthase 1-like isoform X1, which translates to MELEQGSSKNGVMQVEQVLFMNGGEGENSYAKNSAPPREAILKAKPLLHESLFDLYSNGFPDCIRFTDMGCSSGPNAFLPTWQAIEALDTICSRLKHKPPILHAFLNDLPGNDFNTLSKSLPSFYERLKTEKRNDDFGSCFIGVAPGSLYGRLFPPCFLNLVYSSFCLNWLSQVPKELVSECGIPLLNKRDVCVAKTCSPSNVHKAYLDQFESDFTSFLNFRWEELKIGGRMILNFIGNDKHHTGVFELMGMVLNDMVYEGLIEESKLESFNYPIYYPCVEEVRQVIEREGSFNIHQLETSHISWSVGYENDNKGLEFNKHARAKHVANNIRAVSESLLANHFGSAIMDDLFHRFTIKISAHLEMGLGAHTVLFIYLIKK; encoded by the exons ATGGAATTAGAGCAAGGTTCTAGCAAAAATGGAGTCATGCAAGTAGAGCAAGTTCTGTTCATGAATGGAGGAGAAGGAGAAAACAGCTATGCAAAAAACTCAGCGCCACCg AGGGAGGCAATCTTGAAAGCAAAGCCTTTACTGCATGAAAGCTTGTTTGATTTGTATAGCAATGGCTTCCCAGATTGCATCAGATTTACAGATATGGGGTGTTCTTCAGGGCCTAATGCATTTTTGCCAACGTGGCAAGCTATAGAGGCACTGGACACTATTTGCAGCCGCTTGAAACATAAGCCACCAATATTGCATGCTTTTCTCAATGATCTTCCTGGAAATGATTTCAATACTCTTTCCAAATCTCTTCCAAGCTTTTATGAGAGATTGAAGACAGAAAAGCGCAATGACGATTTTGGTTCATGTTTCATAGGTGTAGCCCCTGGGTCTCTCTATGGAAGGCTATTTCCTCCATGTTTCCTAAACTTGGTTTACTCTTCTTTCTGTCTTAATTGGCTCTCTCAG GTACCCAAAGAGTTAGTAAGTGAATGTGGAATtcctttattaaataaaagggatgtCTGCGTAGCAAAAACCTGTAGCCCTTCTAATGTGCATAAAGCATACTTGGATCAATTTGAAAGTGATTTCACATCATTTCTCAATTTTCGATGggaagaattgaagattggAGGTCGTATGATTCTTAACTTTATAGGTAATGACAAACACCATACGGGTGTTTTTGAGTTAATGGGAATGGTGTTGAATGACATGGTCTATGAG GGTTTGAttgaagaatcaaaattgGAGTCATTCAATTATCCAATCTATTACCCTTGTGTTGAAGAAGTAAGACAAGTTATCGAAAGAGAAGGATCCTTTAACATCCATCAGCTTGAAACATCACATATAAGTTGGTCAGTGGGCTATGAGAATGATAACAAAGGCTTGGAGTTTAACAAGCACGCAAGAGCCAAGCACGTGGCAAATAATATAAGAGCAGTCTCAGAGTCCCTTCTGGCCAATCATTTTGGAAGTGCAATCATGGATGATTTGTTCCATCGATTTACAATCAAGATAAGTGCACATTTGGAAATGGGGCTAGGAGCTCACACAGTTCTCTTCATTTACTTGATAAAGAAATGA
- the LOC102615094 gene encoding probable caffeine synthase 4 isoform X2 has protein sequence MELEQGSSKNGVMQVEQVLFMNGGEGENSYAKNSAPPREAILKAKPLLHESLFDLYSNGFPDCIRFTDMGCSSGPNAFLPTWQAIEALDTICSRLKHKPPILHAFLNDLPGNDFNTLSKSLPSFYERLKTEKRNDDFGSCFIGVAPGSLYGRLFPPCFLNLVPKELVSECGIPLLNKRDVCVAKTCSPSNVHKAYLDQFESDFTSFLNFRWEELKIGGRMILNFIGNDKHHTGVFELMGMVLNDMVYEGLIEESKLESFNYPIYYPCVEEVRQVIEREGSFNIHQLETSHISWSVGYENDNKGLEFNKHARAKHVANNIRAVSESLLANHFGSAIMDDLFHRFTIKISAHLEMGLGAHTVLFIYLIKK, from the exons ATGGAATTAGAGCAAGGTTCTAGCAAAAATGGAGTCATGCAAGTAGAGCAAGTTCTGTTCATGAATGGAGGAGAAGGAGAAAACAGCTATGCAAAAAACTCAGCGCCACCg AGGGAGGCAATCTTGAAAGCAAAGCCTTTACTGCATGAAAGCTTGTTTGATTTGTATAGCAATGGCTTCCCAGATTGCATCAGATTTACAGATATGGGGTGTTCTTCAGGGCCTAATGCATTTTTGCCAACGTGGCAAGCTATAGAGGCACTGGACACTATTTGCAGCCGCTTGAAACATAAGCCACCAATATTGCATGCTTTTCTCAATGATCTTCCTGGAAATGATTTCAATACTCTTTCCAAATCTCTTCCAAGCTTTTATGAGAGATTGAAGACAGAAAAGCGCAATGACGATTTTGGTTCATGTTTCATAGGTGTAGCCCCTGGGTCTCTCTATGGAAGGCTATTTCCTCCATGTTTCCTAAACTTG GTACCCAAAGAGTTAGTAAGTGAATGTGGAATtcctttattaaataaaagggatgtCTGCGTAGCAAAAACCTGTAGCCCTTCTAATGTGCATAAAGCATACTTGGATCAATTTGAAAGTGATTTCACATCATTTCTCAATTTTCGATGggaagaattgaagattggAGGTCGTATGATTCTTAACTTTATAGGTAATGACAAACACCATACGGGTGTTTTTGAGTTAATGGGAATGGTGTTGAATGACATGGTCTATGAG GGTTTGAttgaagaatcaaaattgGAGTCATTCAATTATCCAATCTATTACCCTTGTGTTGAAGAAGTAAGACAAGTTATCGAAAGAGAAGGATCCTTTAACATCCATCAGCTTGAAACATCACATATAAGTTGGTCAGTGGGCTATGAGAATGATAACAAAGGCTTGGAGTTTAACAAGCACGCAAGAGCCAAGCACGTGGCAAATAATATAAGAGCAGTCTCAGAGTCCCTTCTGGCCAATCATTTTGGAAGTGCAATCATGGATGATTTGTTCCATCGATTTACAATCAAGATAAGTGCACATTTGGAAATGGGGCTAGGAGCTCACACAGTTCTCTTCATTTACTTGATAAAGAAATGA